AGAAAACGGAGCATTGTCTACCCCACCTGACCTCCCCCTACAAAGGGGAGGAAATGAAAATTGAATGAAGCGCATTGACCGCCTTTTCGACATATTTACTATCCACAACTACCGAGACCTTTATTTCAGAAGTGGATATCATCTGGATGTCTATTCCCTCTTTTGCGAGGGTTCGAAACATCTTGGCGGCAACGCCCGCGTGTGACCTCATGCCGACGCCTATTATCGATATCTTCGCCACATCGCCCATCATCTCGACCTTCCCCGCACCTATCTCCTTGGCAACGTTCTCGGTCAGCTGCATGGTTTTTTTCAGGTCCTGCTTGGCTATGGTAAATGATACGTCGGACGTGCCGTTCGATGATACGTTCTCTACTATCATATCGACGTTTATATTGAACTTGGCGAGCGGCTCAAAGAGGCGCGCGGTAAGACCTGTCATGTTCGGCACCGCCCTTACCGAAATCTTCGCCTCGTTCGACGTATGCGCAACGGTAGAGACAAGCACGTCCGCCATGTTTATCTCTTCGCGCGTGACCTTGGTCCCCTGATCTTCGGCCCTGCCATCAATAGAGGGCGACCTCTTCAAATGAAGGTTGATCCCCTGCCTTGCCGCAAGCTCCACCGCGTGCATGTGAACGACCTTTGCCCCGGCCCCGGCCGTTTCAAGGAGCTCTTCATACGAAGCATTATCGATCTTCCTTGCACCCTTGCAAAGATTGGGGTCGGCGCTAAAAAGCCCGTCTACGTCAGAATATATCTCACACCAGTCGGCCTTTAAGGCGGATGCCATTGCCACAGCCGAAGTGTCGGAACCACCGCGACCGATGGTGGTTATATTACCCTCTTTATCCACCCCCTGAAATCCGGCGACGACCACTATTTTTCCATCTTTAAGCTCGCGTTCAATGCGGGCGGTATCGATATATTTCATTCTTGAGCGCTGATACTCCGAATCGGTGACAACGGGGACCTGAAAACCGTTAAGCGACAAAGCGGCAACTCCAAGCGTTTTGATGGCGATAGCGGTCAGGGCCGCCGTGGTCATCTCTCCGGTGGCAACCAGCGCGTCTAGTTCTCTTTCAATGCCACCATCTCCCGTCAAGGAAGAGGCTGAACTGCCCAG
Above is a window of Deltaproteobacteria bacterium CG11_big_fil_rev_8_21_14_0_20_49_13 DNA encoding:
- a CDS encoding aspartate kinase; amino-acid sequence: IKKVAEHAVATQKAGNKVIVVVSAMSGETDRLLKLGSSASSLTGDGGIERELDALVATGEMTTAALTAIAIKTLGVAALSLNGFQVPVVTDSEYQRSRMKYIDTARIERELKDGKIVVVAGFQGVDKEGNITTIGRGGSDTSAVAMASALKADWCEIYSDVDGLFSADPNLCKGARKIDNASYEELLETAGAGAKVVHMHAVELAARQGINLHLKRSPSIDGRAEDQGTKVTREEINMADVLVSTVAHTSNEAKISVRAVPNMTGLTARLFEPLAKFNINVDMIVENVSSNGTSDVSFTIAKQDLKKTMQLTENVAKEIGAGKVEMMGDVAKISIIGVGMRSHAGVAAKMFRTLAKEGIDIQMISTSEIKVSVVVDSKYVEKAVNALHSIFISSPL